Proteins from a single region of Sylvia atricapilla isolate bSylAtr1 chromosome 9, bSylAtr1.pri, whole genome shotgun sequence:
- the SELE gene encoding E-selectin isoform X2, whose protein sequence is MICLQFLPLLTYGLTVLQGVNGWTYHYSDTNMTYREAELWCRKKYTNLVAIQNKEEIKHLNAFLPFNPGYYWIGIRKVNGVWTWTGTNKELTEEARNWASGEPNGKGNNEDCVEIYIKRGKDDGKWNDEQCEKKKVALCYTASCNPSLCSGHGECIETINNHTCHCNPGFYGPECEFVKSCDPLEKPVHGSLECQHPLGNFSYNSSCTVQCEEGYELTALESVQCTSAGVWSAPLAACKAVTCPALEMPVHGAVNCSHPSVQLSWGATCEFTCEEGFTLTGPATLQCGSSGAWDGQQPTCAAVRCEAVPRPAEGSVSCDRAPAELTSGSRCDFQCSEGYVLEGSPSTECLPQGLWSEPVPKCKVIQCEPLSSPENGSMDCSHGAGIFAYNTSCHFSCLEGWTLNGSRVLDCSHSGTWSASLPTCEASDQASYISVGIAATSASLLSTASFLLWLARRFRRKAKKFIPFKNWQETGSEGSFQIAGQNV, encoded by the exons ATGATTTGCTTGCAGTTCCTACCTCTTCTTACCTATG GACTTACAGTGCTGCAGGGGGTGAATGGGTGGACATACCATTATTCAGACACAAACATGACCtacagggaagcagagctgtggtgcAGAAAGAAGTATACTAACCTGGTTGCCATCCAGAACAAGGAGGAAATCAAGCATCTCAATGCCTTCTTACCCTTCAATCCGGGTTACTACTGGATTGGAATCAGAAAAGTTAATGGTGTGTGGACCTGGACTGGAACTAACAAAGAACTGACAGAAGAAGCAAGAAACTGGGCTTCAGGGGAGCCAAATGGCAAAGGGAACAATGAGGACTGCGTTGAGATCTACATCAAAAGAGGGAAGGATGATGGCAAATGGAATGATGAGCAGTGTGAGAAAAAGAAGGTTGCCTTGTGCTACACAG cttcttgcAACCCATCTCTCTGCAGTGGCCATGGAGAATGCATAGAGACTATCAACAATCACACCTGCCATTGCAACCCTGGGTTCTATGGGCCTGAGTGCGAGTTTG TTAAGAGTTGTGATCCACTAGAGAAACCTGTTCATGGGAGCCTTGAGTGCCAGCATCCATTGGGGAACTTCAGCTACAACTCATCCTGCACAGTTCAGTGTGAGGAGGGCTATGAGCTGACTGCACTGGAGTCTGTTCAATGCACCTCTGCTGGGGTCTGGTCTGCGCCCCTTGCAGCATGCAAAG CTGTGACCTGTCCTGCCCTGGAAATGCCTGTCCATGGCGCTGTGAACTGCTCCCATCcctctgtgcagctcagctggggaGCCACCTGTGAGTTCACCTGTGAGGAGGGATTTACGCTGACAGGACCAGCTACACTGCAGTGTGGCTCTTCTGGGGCCTGGGACGGGCAGCAGCCGACCTGTGCAG CTGTGAGATGCGAGGCTGTCCCGCGGCCAGCAGAAGGCTCTGTGAGCTGTGACCGTGCTCCCGCAGAGCTCACCTCTGGCTCACGCTGTGATTTCCAGTGCAGTGAGGGATATGTCCTGGAGGGCTCACCCAGCACCGAGTGCCTGCCACAGGGGCTGTGGTCAGAGCCAGTGCCCAAATGCAAAG TGATACAGTGTGAACCACTGAGCTCTCCTGAGAACGGCTCTATGGATTGCTCCCACGGGGCTGGGATCTTTGCCTACAACACCTCCTGCCACTTCAGCTGCCTTGAAGGATGGACTCTCAATGGCTCTCGTGTTCTTGACTGCAGCCATTCAGGAACCTGGAGTGCCAGCCTGCCCACATGTGAAG CCTCTGACCAAGCCAGCTACATCTCCGTGGGCATAGCAGCcacttctgcctctctgctgtccACGGCATCGTTCCTCCTTTGGCTTGCAAGGCGCTTCCGGAGAAAAG CAAAGAAGTTTATTCCTTTCAA GAACTGGCAGGAAACAGGCAGTGAAGGTAGTTTCCAAATTGCTGGCCAGAATGTCTAA
- the SELE gene encoding E-selectin isoform X1, which produces MICLQFLPLLTYGLTVLQGVNGWTYHYSDTNMTYREAELWCRKKYTNLVAIQNKEEIKHLNAFLPFNPGYYWIGIRKVNGVWTWTGTNKELTEEARNWASGEPNGKGNNEDCVEIYIKRGKDDGKWNDEQCEKKKVALCYTASCNPSLCSGHGECIETINNHTCHCNPGFYGPECEFVKSCDPLEKPVHGSLECQHPLGNFSYNSSCTVQCEEGYELTALESVQCTSAGVWSAPLAACKAVTCPALEMPVHGAVNCSHPSVQFTWGTTCEFTCEEGFTLTGPATLQCGSSGAWDGQQPTCAAVRCEAVPRPAEGSVSCDRAPAELTSGSRCDFQCSEGYVLEGSPSTECLPQGLWSEPVPKCKAVTCPALEMPVHGAVNCSHPSVQLSWGATCEFTCEEGFTLTGPATLQCGSSGAWDGQQPTCAAVRCEAVPRPAEGSVSCDRAPAELTSGSRCDFQCSEGYVLEGSPSTECLPQGLWSEPVPKCKVIQCEPLSSPENGSMDCSHGAGIFAYNTSCHFSCLEGWTLNGSRVLDCSHSGTWSASLPTCEASDQASYISVGIAATSASLLSTASFLLWLARRFRRKAKKFIPFKNWQETGSEGSFQIAGQNV; this is translated from the exons ATGATTTGCTTGCAGTTCCTACCTCTTCTTACCTATG GACTTACAGTGCTGCAGGGGGTGAATGGGTGGACATACCATTATTCAGACACAAACATGACCtacagggaagcagagctgtggtgcAGAAAGAAGTATACTAACCTGGTTGCCATCCAGAACAAGGAGGAAATCAAGCATCTCAATGCCTTCTTACCCTTCAATCCGGGTTACTACTGGATTGGAATCAGAAAAGTTAATGGTGTGTGGACCTGGACTGGAACTAACAAAGAACTGACAGAAGAAGCAAGAAACTGGGCTTCAGGGGAGCCAAATGGCAAAGGGAACAATGAGGACTGCGTTGAGATCTACATCAAAAGAGGGAAGGATGATGGCAAATGGAATGATGAGCAGTGTGAGAAAAAGAAGGTTGCCTTGTGCTACACAG cttcttgcAACCCATCTCTCTGCAGTGGCCATGGAGAATGCATAGAGACTATCAACAATCACACCTGCCATTGCAACCCTGGGTTCTATGGGCCTGAGTGCGAGTTTG TTAAGAGTTGTGATCCACTAGAGAAACCTGTTCATGGGAGCCTTGAGTGCCAGCATCCATTGGGGAACTTCAGCTACAACTCATCCTGCACAGTTCAGTGTGAGGAGGGCTATGAGCTGACTGCACTGGAGTCTGTTCAATGCACCTCTGCTGGGGTCTGGTCTGCGCCCCTTGCAGCATGCAAAG CTGTGACCTGTCCTGCCCTGGAAATGCCTGTCCATGGGGCTGTGAACTGCTCCCATCCCTCTGTGCAGTTCACCTGGGGAACCACCTGTGAGTTCACCTGTGAGGAGGGATTTACGCTGACAGGACCAGCTACACTGCAGTGTGGCTCTTCTGGGGCCTGGGACGGGCAGCAGCCGACCTGTGCAG CTGTGAGATGCGAGGCTGTCCCGCGGCCAGCAGAAGGCTCTGTGAGCTGTGACCGTGCTCCCGCAGAGCTCACCTCTGGCTCACGCTGTGATTTCCAGTGCAGTGAGGGATATGTCCTGGAGGGCTCACCCAGCACCGAGTGCCTGCCACAGGGGCTGTGGTCAGAGCCAGTGCCCAAATGCAAAG CTGTGACCTGTCCTGCCCTGGAAATGCCTGTCCATGGCGCTGTGAACTGCTCCCATCcctctgtgcagctcagctggggaGCCACCTGTGAGTTCACCTGTGAGGAGGGATTTACGCTGACAGGACCAGCTACACTGCAGTGTGGCTCTTCTGGGGCCTGGGACGGGCAGCAGCCGACCTGTGCAG CTGTGAGATGCGAGGCTGTCCCGCGGCCAGCAGAAGGCTCTGTGAGCTGTGACCGTGCTCCCGCAGAGCTCACCTCTGGCTCACGCTGTGATTTCCAGTGCAGTGAGGGATATGTCCTGGAGGGCTCACCCAGCACCGAGTGCCTGCCACAGGGGCTGTGGTCAGAGCCAGTGCCCAAATGCAAAG TGATACAGTGTGAACCACTGAGCTCTCCTGAGAACGGCTCTATGGATTGCTCCCACGGGGCTGGGATCTTTGCCTACAACACCTCCTGCCACTTCAGCTGCCTTGAAGGATGGACTCTCAATGGCTCTCGTGTTCTTGACTGCAGCCATTCAGGAACCTGGAGTGCCAGCCTGCCCACATGTGAAG CCTCTGACCAAGCCAGCTACATCTCCGTGGGCATAGCAGCcacttctgcctctctgctgtccACGGCATCGTTCCTCCTTTGGCTTGCAAGGCGCTTCCGGAGAAAAG CAAAGAAGTTTATTCCTTTCAA GAACTGGCAGGAAACAGGCAGTGAAGGTAGTTTCCAAATTGCTGGCCAGAATGTCTAA
- the LOC136364758 gene encoding 14 kDa phosphohistidine phosphatase-like, translated as MAAVRDVDIDPEGTFKYILLRLQRPGGGEQRDIVRGTKAAEFHNHIFEKVNPEMEKMGYECKCLGGGKIEHNSKDKKIRVFGLSTGYGKADHSVTVEILKKEYTDYEITWSDDKK; from the exons ATGGCGGCCGTCAGGGACGTGGACATCGACCCTGAGGGCACCTTCAAGTACATCCTGCTGCGCCTGCAGCGCCCGGGCGGCGGCGAGCAGCGGGACATCGTCCGCGGCACCAAGGCGGCCGAGTTCCACA ATCATATATTTGAAAAAGTAAATCCTGAGATGGAAAAGATGGGATATGAGTGCAAGTGccttggaggaggaaaaattgAACATAATAGCAAAGACAAGAAAATCAGGGTATTTGGGCTCTCAACA GGCTATGGAAAAGCAGATCACTCAGTGACTGTAGAGATTCTGAAGAAAGAGTATACAGATTATGAAATCACATGGTCAGATGACAAGAAATAA
- the METTL18 gene encoding histidine protein methyltransferase 1 homolog, translated as MDFRFNFAVDENENSEADTDFLLLCSPTPKDKQESREKSREPADPAADSSPKLAPAEHRDEAASKKNLCVKAAKEHNIPEELNKVLENKVMETVLDLSYVKLSVVEMTCLGDADSEGIVSKSVSSHSDLIPGVYEGGLKIWECTFDLMDYFSKAEIEFTNKTVLDLGCGAGLLGIVALQGGAARVHFQDYNSTVIDEITLPNVVANCTSEGRRMGSGKDRKASKPPSKRLRKAEGSPDVLNRCRFFSGEWSQVSQLLLNSNKPCTKYDIILTSETIYNPDYYNALHDTLAQLLDRNGRVYLASKVHYFGVGGGIYLFEKFIEEKNVFRTSVVKTIDQGLQRCIMEITFKNSC; from the coding sequence atggattttcgatttaattttgctgttgatGAAAATGAGAACAGTGAGGCAGATACTGACTTCTTACTGCTGTGCTCTCCAACTCCAAAAGACAAGCAGGAATCcagagagaagagcagggaacCTGCCGATCCTGCAGCAGACTCCAGCCCgaagctggctcctgctgagcacCGGGATGAGGCAGCTTCGAAGAAAAACCTCTGCGTGAAAGCTGCCAAGGAGCACAACATTCCCGAAGAGCTCAACAAAGTACTGGAAAATAAAGTCATGGAAACAGTATTGGACCTGTCTTATGTAAAGCTGTCAGTAGTGGAAATGACATGTTTGGGTGATGCTGACAGCGAAGGCATCGTGTCCAAAAGCGTTTCTTCTCACTCTGATCTCATCCCAGGAGTCTACGAAGGAGGGCTGAAAATCTGGGAATGCACATTTGATCTCATGGACTACTTTTCCAAGGCTGAAATAGAATTTACCAACAAGACCGTGCTGGATCTTGGCTGCGGGGCTGGATTGCTGGGAATTGTTGCTTTACAGGGTGGAGCTGCCAGAGTCCATTTTCAGGACTACAACAGCACAGTGATTGATGAAATAACCTTGCCTAATGTGGTGGCCAACTGCACCAGTGAAGGCAGGAGAATGGGCAGTGGGAAGGACAGAAAAGCCAGCAAGCCTCCTTCAAAGAGGCTCAGGAAAGCAGAGGGCTCACCTGATGTGCTCAACaggtgcagatttttttctggagagtGGTCTCAAGTCAGCCAGCTCCTGTTAAACAGCAACAAGCCCTGTACAAAGTACGATATAATTCTCACATCTGAGACCATCTATAATCCTGACTACTACAATGCCCTGCATGATACACTGGCTCAGCTCTTGGATAGAAATGGCCGTGTGTATTTGGCAAGCAAAGTGCATTATTTTGGAGTTGGTGGTGGTATCTATCTCTTTGAGAAATTCATTGAGGAGAAAAACGTGTTTAGAACCAGTGTGGTTAAAACAATTGATCAGGGTCTGCAGCGATGCATTATGgaaattacctttaaaaattcCTGTTAA